In Ensifer adhaerens, a single window of DNA contains:
- a CDS encoding ABC transporter substrate-binding protein, whose protein sequence is MNIRTIASALAATSVLTFSVPAFADTDLKIFVSSQHQPDVWRKVLDKYEAANPGVKVAIETGGNTSEAQAQYLNTVMSAKDTNLDVLMLDVIRPAQYAAAGWTSAFENKDMSVYLPAYAGANTVDGKVVALPAFADAMFLYYRKDLLDKYGIAPPKTWEELAAAAKKVAESEKNPDLQGLSFQGKAIEGAVCTFLLPYWSQGKNLVENGKLTFDHEAAVTALKLWKGFVDTGVAKKNIAEVATDDTRKEFQAGSAVFAVNWSYAWTHFQGAESAVTGKVGVTRLPALSGGEQASCLGGWEWGVSAYSTHQDEAKKLVEYLSSEDVSVFMAANGSLLPTYAAAYGNNEVLKAVPWFADALQVVETAKPRPVTPRYNEVSEVIRTTVNAVLAGVTTPEDGASQIEARLKRILR, encoded by the coding sequence ATGAACATCAGGACCATTGCGAGCGCGCTCGCCGCGACCAGCGTGCTTACATTCTCGGTGCCGGCCTTTGCCGATACGGATCTTAAAATCTTCGTTTCCAGTCAGCACCAGCCGGATGTCTGGCGCAAGGTGCTCGACAAATACGAGGCGGCCAATCCGGGCGTCAAGGTGGCGATCGAGACCGGCGGCAACACCTCCGAGGCGCAGGCGCAGTATCTCAACACCGTCATGTCCGCCAAGGACACCAACCTCGACGTGCTGATGCTCGACGTCATCCGTCCTGCGCAATATGCCGCCGCCGGCTGGACCTCTGCCTTCGAGAACAAGGACATGTCGGTCTACCTCCCTGCCTATGCCGGAGCCAACACTGTTGATGGCAAGGTCGTCGCGCTCCCGGCCTTCGCGGACGCGATGTTCCTCTACTACCGCAAGGATCTGCTCGACAAGTACGGCATCGCTCCTCCCAAGACCTGGGAAGAGTTGGCGGCCGCCGCCAAGAAGGTGGCGGAGAGCGAGAAAAATCCTGATCTCCAGGGCCTCTCCTTCCAAGGCAAGGCCATCGAGGGTGCGGTTTGCACCTTCCTGCTGCCCTATTGGAGCCAAGGGAAGAATCTCGTCGAAAACGGGAAGCTTACGTTTGACCACGAGGCAGCTGTCACCGCGCTGAAGCTTTGGAAGGGCTTCGTCGATACGGGCGTCGCCAAGAAGAACATCGCGGAAGTTGCCACCGACGACACGCGCAAGGAGTTCCAGGCTGGCAGCGCCGTGTTCGCGGTCAACTGGTCCTATGCCTGGACGCATTTCCAGGGCGCTGAATCGGCTGTAACCGGCAAGGTCGGTGTCACGCGCCTGCCGGCGCTCAGCGGTGGCGAACAGGCGAGCTGCCTTGGCGGCTGGGAATGGGGCGTTTCGGCCTACTCCACCCATCAGGACGAAGCGAAGAAACTGGTCGAATATCTCTCGAGCGAGGACGTCTCGGTGTTCATGGCCGCCAACGGTTCGCTCCTGCCCACCTATGCAGCCGCCTATGGCAATAACGAAGTGCTGAAAGCCGTGCCGTGGTTCGCCGATGCCCTGCAGGTGGTCGAGACCGCCAAACCACGCCCGGTGACGCCGCGATACAACGAGGTGAGCGAGGTCATCCGCACCACCGTCAACGCGGTGCTCGCGGGCGTCACGACACCGGAGGACGGTGCCAGTCAGATCGAAGCCCGCCTGAAGCGCATCCTGCGCTGA
- a CDS encoding SDR family NAD(P)-dependent oxidoreductase encodes MTYDTVRYRSLESRNVLITGGASGIGEAMVAAFRSQGSRVSFLDIDEDAGKATADKTGADFYGCDLTDIPALRDAVAKVEERHGAVDVLVNNAGKDDRHSMDEVEPDYWRRMLALNLDHQFFATQAVSKGMREKGGGSIVMMGSVSWMRGNPVMVGYTTAKAAINGMTRTLARDLGPSGIRVNCIVPGAIVTERQKALWAGPAEDQKFIDLQSLKFRLDASHVARLALFLGSEESSGCTGANFIVDAGLTQN; translated from the coding sequence ATGACCTATGACACAGTTCGCTATCGATCGCTCGAAAGTCGCAACGTACTGATCACCGGCGGCGCTTCAGGTATCGGCGAGGCCATGGTGGCGGCCTTCCGCAGCCAAGGTTCGCGCGTGTCCTTTCTCGATATCGATGAGGACGCAGGCAAGGCGACGGCAGACAAAACAGGCGCGGATTTCTACGGCTGCGACCTGACGGACATCCCGGCCCTGCGCGATGCAGTAGCGAAGGTCGAGGAGCGACATGGGGCGGTGGACGTGCTTGTCAACAATGCCGGGAAGGACGACCGCCACAGCATGGACGAGGTCGAACCGGACTATTGGCGACGCATGTTGGCGCTCAATCTCGATCACCAGTTCTTCGCCACGCAGGCCGTATCGAAAGGTATGCGGGAGAAGGGCGGCGGCTCCATCGTCATGATGGGCTCGGTCTCGTGGATGCGCGGCAATCCGGTCATGGTTGGTTACACGACGGCCAAAGCCGCGATCAATGGAATGACGCGTACGCTTGCTCGCGACCTCGGGCCCTCGGGCATCCGCGTCAACTGCATCGTGCCGGGCGCGATTGTTACGGAACGCCAGAAGGCGCTCTGGGCCGGTCCGGCAGAGGACCAGAAATTTATCGATTTGCAATCACTGAAGTTCCGCCTCGACGCCAGCCATGTCGCCCGTTTGGCGCTGTTCCTTGGCTCGGAAGAAAGCAGCGGCTGCACTGGCGCGAACTTCATCGTCGATGCCGGGCTGACCCAGAATTGA
- a CDS encoding HpcH/HpaI aldolase family protein, with protein sequence MSSNNPFKSWLSDKSRATPLGTWLMAAAPATAEALGYGGFDFLVVDMEHVPVEFTDLAHILRAIGCTPADAVVRLAWNDQVLVKRALDAGAHTVMLPFVQNAEEAKAAAAYTRYPPHGIRGVAAVHRGSRFGTIPNYLKSANDDICTIVQLETPEAIERLPEIAAVDGIDALFVGPGDLSAAMGHIGNIAHPEVQALIEKAAKDAHAVGKPVGIVGPNPDMVKRFIGYGYEFAAIASDIAMMTGRANEWLAQLKGTAEAPTTPAAAY encoded by the coding sequence ATGAGCAGCAACAACCCCTTCAAATCCTGGCTTAGCGACAAGTCGCGCGCCACCCCGCTCGGCACCTGGCTGATGGCTGCCGCGCCCGCGACGGCCGAAGCGCTTGGCTATGGTGGTTTCGATTTCCTCGTCGTCGACATGGAGCACGTGCCTGTCGAATTCACGGATCTTGCCCATATCCTGCGTGCCATCGGCTGCACACCCGCGGACGCGGTGGTGCGGCTTGCCTGGAACGATCAGGTGCTCGTCAAACGCGCGCTCGACGCCGGTGCACACACCGTTATGCTGCCCTTCGTGCAAAATGCGGAGGAAGCAAAGGCCGCCGCTGCCTATACCCGCTATCCGCCGCATGGGATCCGTGGGGTTGCCGCCGTACATCGCGGCTCCCGCTTCGGCACGATCCCGAACTACCTGAAATCCGCAAACGACGACATCTGCACCATCGTGCAACTCGAAACACCGGAAGCGATCGAGCGCCTGCCGGAGATCGCCGCGGTCGACGGGATCGATGCGCTCTTTGTGGGGCCGGGCGATCTTTCCGCCGCGATGGGGCATATCGGCAATATCGCTCATCCCGAGGTCCAGGCTCTGATCGAGAAGGCGGCGAAAGACGCGCATGCGGTCGGCAAGCCGGTCGGTATCGTCGGCCCCAACCCTGACATGGTGAAGCGCTTCATCGGTTACGGTTACGAATTCGCAGCCATAGCCTCCGACATCGCCATGATGACCGGCCGCGCAAACGAATGGCTCGCGCAGCTGAAAGGCACGGCCGAAGCGCCCACCACACCAGCGGCGGCTTACTGA
- a CDS encoding sulfite exporter TauE/SafE family protein: MSVSSLTVLLLLAAGASYVQTLTGFALGLLFMGGVGLTGVVPLPDAAVLVGVFVIFNAAQVLVKGWRDIAGREFLLVIFVSLAFLVIGYWILGLLVSSSLDWLKLVLGAIIVLSSIQLLLRPAPLKKPSGPASFAFFGAIAGVMGGLFSTAGPPLVYHLYRQPLRPAAIRETLVAVFAVNAVLRLLLVAGAGAMPSASFWWGLLCIPVVMAFTALARRYPPPLTPTGLRRVAFCLLFLSGISLAAPAFLKLFGDLS; this comes from the coding sequence ATGAGCGTGTCGAGCCTTACCGTCCTGCTGTTGCTTGCGGCGGGCGCTTCCTATGTGCAGACGCTAACCGGTTTCGCGCTCGGCCTTCTGTTCATGGGCGGCGTGGGGCTGACAGGCGTCGTGCCGCTGCCCGATGCCGCCGTGCTCGTCGGTGTGTTCGTCATCTTTAATGCGGCTCAGGTGCTGGTCAAGGGCTGGCGCGATATCGCAGGGCGGGAGTTCCTGCTGGTGATTTTCGTCAGTCTCGCCTTCCTCGTTATCGGCTATTGGATCCTTGGGCTTTTGGTTTCCTCCTCGCTCGACTGGCTGAAGCTGGTACTCGGCGCGATCATCGTCCTGTCCAGCATCCAACTTCTCCTTCGGCCCGCACCGCTTAAGAAGCCCTCGGGCCCGGCGTCCTTCGCCTTTTTTGGGGCCATTGCCGGCGTCATGGGCGGACTCTTTTCCACCGCCGGGCCGCCGCTCGTCTACCATCTCTATCGCCAGCCGCTGCGTCCGGCCGCCATTCGAGAGACGCTCGTTGCCGTCTTCGCCGTAAATGCGGTGCTTCGCCTGCTGCTTGTCGCGGGAGCGGGCGCCATGCCGTCGGCCTCCTTCTGGTGGGGGCTGCTGTGCATTCCGGTCGTGATGGCCTTCACCGCGCTCGCCCGCCGCTATCCGCCGCCGCTGACCCCGACGGGCCTGCGCCGCGTCGCCTTCTGCCTGCTGTTCCTGTCCGGCATTTCGCTTGCCGCTCCCGCCTTCCTCAAGCTTTTCGGAGATCTTTCATGA
- a CDS encoding SMP-30/gluconolactonase/LRE family protein: protein MEHVFTPVLDFQAALGECPLWSVADQMLYFVDIKRCCIHRFDPATGALATTRLPEEVGCIGLVEGGGFIAGLRSGLWMLEADGTPRGMLAANPEDQEISRFNDGSVDPAGRFVAGTVDETRERGFASLYRYDASGLTRLADGLLTSNGVAFSPDGRRLYHSDTLRYTLYTYDYDPATGAATNRQVFARFGSDTDKGRPDGGAVDTEGCYWTALFEGGRVQRYAPDGRLLAEYPVPAKCPTMVAFGGPDLKTLYCTSARVGRPEEELATFPLSGALFTMRTEVAGLARPLFNPSC, encoded by the coding sequence GTGGAACACGTATTTACCCCGGTTCTCGATTTCCAGGCGGCGCTCGGCGAATGCCCGCTTTGGTCGGTTGCCGACCAAATGCTCTATTTCGTCGACATCAAGCGCTGCTGCATCCACCGCTTCGACCCGGCGACGGGGGCGCTTGCGACAACGAGGCTCCCGGAGGAAGTCGGCTGCATCGGTCTCGTCGAGGGCGGCGGGTTCATCGCCGGATTGCGCTCCGGTCTCTGGATGCTTGAAGCCGACGGCACGCCACGCGGGATGCTTGCCGCAAATCCCGAGGACCAGGAAATCAGCCGTTTCAACGACGGCAGCGTCGATCCGGCTGGCCGCTTTGTCGCCGGTACGGTTGACGAAACGCGGGAAAGGGGCTTTGCAAGCCTCTACCGCTACGATGCCAGCGGCCTCACCCGCCTTGCTGATGGGTTGCTCACGTCGAACGGCGTCGCTTTTTCGCCGGACGGCCGACGGCTCTACCATTCCGACACCCTGCGCTACACGCTCTACACCTATGACTACGACCCTGCGACAGGCGCGGCGACGAACCGACAGGTCTTCGCCCGCTTCGGCTCCGATACGGACAAGGGCCGCCCGGATGGTGGAGCCGTCGACACCGAAGGCTGCTACTGGACGGCTCTTTTCGAGGGTGGTCGCGTGCAGCGCTATGCGCCCGATGGCCGGCTGCTTGCCGAGTACCCTGTTCCCGCCAAGTGTCCGACCATGGTCGCTTTCGGCGGGCCGGATCTGAAGACGCTCTACTGCACCAGCGCGCGCGTTGGCCGGCCGGAAGAGGAGCTCGCCACCTTTCCGCTCTCCGGGGCGCTCTTCACCATGCGCACCGAGGTTGCCGGCCTCGCCCGGCCTCTGTTCAACCCAAGCTGCTGA
- the araD gene encoding L-arabinonate dehydratase, translating to MNRKLDISELRSQRWFANDDMRAFAHRQRTQQMGMRREEFMGRPVIGIINTWSEMSPCHAHLRDRAEAVKRGVWQMGGYPVELPAISVGEVMVKPTTMLYRNFLAMECEELLRCHPIDGAVLLGGCDKSTPALLMGAFSMDIPVIFCPAGPMSNGQWRGVKTGAGTHTKKYWDELRAGNITRDDWVDLESRMTRSPGTCNTIGTASTMTSIVDAMGMTLSGASSIPAVDSGHTRMASACGSRIVEMVWEDLKPSRIVNRDSFLNGLVAYMALGGSTNAAVHLIAMAKRVGVDLTLDDMAAMASKVPVVANVFPSGEYLMEDFYFAGGINALLKKLSRHLTLDRPTVNGRTLGENIAPADCWNDDVIRGEDDPVVPLARGKTLEVLRGNLAPNGAVMKSSAANPKFLKHVGPAIVFDDPRTMNRTLDDPDLDITEDTVIVLRNAGPVGAPGMPEWGNLPIPKKLLKQGVRDMVRVCDGRMSGTHYGTCVLHVSPEAAVGGPLALVRTGDLIELDVAAGTINMRVSEDELARRRAEWRPSAPVYERSFAALYQRHVSQAHEGCDFDFLTGTQAVPEPPIY from the coding sequence ATGAACAGGAAGCTCGACATTTCCGAACTGCGCAGTCAGCGCTGGTTTGCCAACGACGATATGCGCGCCTTTGCGCACCGCCAACGCACGCAGCAGATGGGCATGCGGCGCGAGGAGTTCATGGGGCGGCCCGTGATCGGCATCATCAACACTTGGAGTGAGATGAGCCCCTGCCATGCGCATCTGCGTGACCGAGCCGAAGCTGTGAAGCGCGGCGTCTGGCAGATGGGCGGCTATCCCGTCGAGCTGCCGGCGATCTCGGTCGGCGAGGTCATGGTGAAGCCGACCACCATGCTCTACCGCAACTTCCTCGCGATGGAGTGCGAAGAACTGTTACGCTGCCACCCGATCGACGGCGCAGTACTGCTCGGTGGCTGCGACAAGTCGACCCCGGCGCTGCTGATGGGCGCGTTCTCGATGGATATTCCGGTCATCTTCTGCCCGGCAGGACCGATGTCGAACGGTCAGTGGCGCGGTGTTAAGACAGGTGCCGGCACGCACACCAAGAAGTACTGGGACGAGCTTCGAGCAGGCAACATCACCCGCGATGACTGGGTGGATCTCGAGAGCCGCATGACGCGGTCGCCGGGTACCTGCAACACGATCGGCACAGCCTCGACCATGACCTCTATCGTGGATGCCATGGGCATGACGCTGTCCGGCGCGTCCTCCATCCCCGCCGTCGACTCCGGCCATACCCGCATGGCGTCCGCTTGCGGCTCACGCATCGTCGAGATGGTCTGGGAAGATCTGAAGCCGTCGAGAATTGTCAACCGCGACAGCTTCCTCAACGGCCTTGTCGCTTATATGGCGCTCGGCGGCTCGACCAACGCCGCCGTACATCTCATTGCAATGGCCAAGCGCGTCGGCGTCGATCTGACGTTGGACGACATGGCGGCGATGGCCAGCAAGGTGCCGGTCGTAGCCAACGTCTTTCCCTCCGGCGAATACCTGATGGAGGACTTTTACTTCGCCGGCGGCATCAATGCGCTCTTGAAGAAGCTGTCGCGACACCTGACGCTCGACCGGCCGACCGTCAATGGTCGCACGCTCGGCGAGAACATTGCCCCGGCCGACTGCTGGAACGATGACGTCATCCGCGGCGAGGATGATCCGGTCGTGCCGCTCGCCCGCGGCAAGACGCTCGAAGTGCTGCGTGGCAATCTCGCGCCGAACGGCGCGGTCATGAAATCGTCCGCCGCCAATCCGAAATTCCTGAAACATGTCGGTCCGGCAATCGTCTTTGACGATCCCCGTACGATGAACCGCACGCTCGATGACCCAGACCTCGACATCACCGAGGATACCGTGATCGTGCTGCGCAATGCCGGCCCGGTCGGCGCGCCGGGTATGCCGGAATGGGGCAACCTGCCGATCCCGAAGAAGCTCTTGAAACAGGGGGTGCGCGACATGGTGCGTGTCTGCGACGGGCGCATGAGCGGCACCCACTATGGAACCTGCGTTCTGCATGTCTCGCCGGAAGCTGCGGTCGGTGGCCCTCTCGCTTTGGTCCGGACCGGCGACCTCATCGAACTCGATGTTGCCGCCGGAACAATCAACATGCGCGTCTCCGAGGACGAGCTTGCTCGGCGCAGGGCTGAATGGAGGCCGTCAGCGCCGGTCTACGAGCGCTCCTTCGCCGCCCTCTATCAACGCCACGTCAGTCAGGCGCACGAGGGCTGCGATTTCGATTTCCTGACCGGCACGCAAGCCGTGCCGGAACCGCCGATCTATTGA
- a CDS encoding alpha-glucosidase yields MKLETTPTGFTLSVDGQVILRHSASSPCIYAGHGEERMEMYRGNFEIEDYVVERSPLAHAEIDGCHIMLSEAEGQKVRLALTVLDGSIELTAVDPSVNRLWIRVVADHDEHVWGGGEQMSYFDMRGRRFPLWTSEPGVGRDKTSEITFKSNVKDRAGGDYFNTNYPQPTFVSSARYALHVETSAYSVFDFRRKTFHEIETWAVPERIEIFSGNTFVELVEKLSLRFGRQPTLPDWVYNGAIVGLKDGVNSFARLQKMKEAGVRVSGLWCEDWVGLRQTSFGARLFWDWQANEERYPGLRQRIAQLNDEGVRFLGYVNPYLCVDGPLFAEAETAGYFAKDEFGRTALVDFGEFDCGVVDFTNPEAAEWFADEIIGGKMLDYGLSGWMADFGEYLPIDVELANGIDAKLMHNQWPTLWAEVNARAVASRGKTGEALFFMRAGFTGVQKHCPLLWGGDQSVDFSRHDGLVTVICAALSSGLLGNAYHHSDIGGYTSLFGNVRTPELLMRWAEMAAFTPVMRSHEGNRPRENVQIDQDPEVLAHFARMTSIYVHLAPYLKALSNEASTRGLPVQRPLFLHHEDDRATYAIQDAYLYGADLLVAPVWKAGEEKRTVYLPKGTRWVHVWGGDAYDGGCEATVHAPLGQPAVFYREGAAQAKLFAGIGAL; encoded by the coding sequence ATGAAACTTGAGACAACCCCAACCGGCTTCACTCTATCGGTCGATGGCCAGGTCATCCTTCGCCACAGCGCGTCTTCCCCGTGCATCTATGCCGGCCACGGCGAAGAACGCATGGAAATGTACCGCGGCAACTTCGAAATCGAGGATTACGTCGTTGAGCGGAGCCCGCTCGCGCACGCCGAAATCGACGGCTGCCACATCATGCTTTCCGAGGCCGAGGGCCAAAAAGTACGTTTGGCCCTGACAGTCCTCGACGGTTCCATCGAACTTACGGCGGTGGATCCGTCGGTAAACAGGCTCTGGATCCGTGTCGTTGCCGATCACGACGAACATGTGTGGGGCGGCGGCGAGCAGATGTCCTATTTCGACATGCGCGGTCGTCGCTTTCCGCTCTGGACATCGGAACCGGGCGTGGGCCGTGACAAGACCAGCGAAATAACCTTCAAGTCGAATGTCAAGGATCGTGCTGGAGGCGACTACTTCAACACCAATTATCCGCAGCCGACCTTCGTCTCCTCGGCCCGCTACGCTTTGCATGTGGAAACGTCGGCCTATTCAGTCTTCGATTTTCGCCGCAAGACGTTCCATGAGATCGAGACCTGGGCGGTTCCCGAACGCATCGAGATCTTCAGCGGAAACACATTCGTCGAGTTGGTCGAAAAGCTTTCACTGCGGTTTGGACGCCAGCCGACGCTTCCCGACTGGGTCTACAACGGCGCGATCGTCGGATTGAAGGACGGGGTGAACTCCTTTGCGCGCCTTCAGAAAATGAAGGAGGCGGGTGTTCGCGTATCTGGGCTGTGGTGCGAGGATTGGGTCGGTTTGCGGCAGACGTCCTTTGGCGCACGGCTGTTTTGGGATTGGCAAGCAAACGAAGAAAGATATCCAGGACTGAGGCAGCGCATAGCGCAACTAAATGACGAAGGCGTTCGTTTTCTGGGCTACGTAAATCCCTATCTCTGCGTCGACGGCCCACTGTTTGCGGAAGCTGAGACCGCAGGTTACTTCGCCAAAGACGAGTTCGGCCGCACTGCACTGGTTGATTTCGGCGAGTTCGACTGCGGTGTCGTCGATTTCACCAATCCGGAAGCGGCGGAGTGGTTCGCCGATGAGATCATTGGTGGAAAGATGCTCGACTACGGCCTTTCCGGCTGGATGGCCGACTTCGGGGAATACCTTCCGATCGATGTGGAACTCGCGAACGGAATCGACGCCAAGCTGATGCACAATCAGTGGCCGACTCTTTGGGCCGAGGTGAATGCCAGAGCTGTCGCCAGCCGCGGGAAGACCGGCGAAGCCTTATTCTTCATGCGCGCCGGCTTCACTGGCGTTCAGAAGCACTGCCCACTGCTGTGGGGTGGTGACCAGTCGGTCGATTTTTCTCGACATGACGGACTGGTGACGGTCATCTGCGCTGCGTTGTCGTCGGGGCTTCTGGGCAATGCCTATCATCACTCGGATATCGGCGGATACACGAGCCTGTTCGGGAATGTCCGCACCCCGGAACTGCTCATGCGCTGGGCGGAAATGGCCGCCTTCACCCCCGTAATGCGCAGTCACGAGGGCAATCGCCCCCGCGAAAACGTTCAGATCGACCAGGATCCGGAAGTGCTTGCTCACTTCGCGAGGATGACGAGCATCTACGTGCATCTGGCGCCTTATCTGAAGGCACTTTCGAACGAGGCGTCGACCCGCGGTTTACCGGTTCAAAGGCCGCTGTTCCTGCACCACGAGGACGACCGCGCCACCTATGCCATCCAGGACGCTTATCTCTACGGCGCGGATCTGCTCGTCGCGCCGGTCTGGAAGGCCGGTGAAGAGAAGCGTACCGTCTATCTGCCTAAGGGGACGCGTTGGGTGCATGTCTGGGGCGGCGATGCATATGACGGCGGCTGCGAGGCGACCGTTCACGCGCCGCTCGGCCAGCCGGCGGTGTTCTACCGCGAGGGCGCGGCGCAGGCAAAGCTCTTCGCGGGCATCGGGGCGCTCTGA
- a CDS encoding carbohydrate ABC transporter permease has translation MTTTSILNAATSADRGPPAWTRWLDLGDRALAVVLLAPAAILLALIIVYPVLRLGYTSFFSLSLTSGLPAEFVGLENYSLMLEDPVFWETTWNTVLITLITVPGALLVGLALALLANLPFGVQWPVRLSLLIPWALPLSFAGLIFAWFFHSEYGVVNDVLIRLGFESIIWFNSPNWAFAAICLTIVWKTSSFMALIILAGLQTIPRSLYEAADVDGAGRVRQFFEITLPLLKPSIVVALIFRTITALQTFDIPYMMTGGGPGTSTSTLAMYIHQNTVSFLDLGYGSALAVVMFALSMCVTAVYLRAIRTKE, from the coding sequence GTGACGACGACCTCCATCCTCAATGCGGCAACCAGTGCTGACCGCGGACCGCCAGCCTGGACGCGCTGGCTCGACCTCGGCGACCGGGCGCTTGCCGTGGTATTGCTTGCCCCAGCGGCGATTCTTCTCGCGCTGATCATCGTCTATCCGGTGCTGCGCCTCGGCTATACCAGCTTTTTCAGCCTGTCGCTGACGTCGGGTCTCCCCGCGGAATTCGTGGGCCTCGAAAACTACAGCCTTATGCTGGAAGACCCGGTCTTCTGGGAAACGACGTGGAATACCGTCCTCATCACCCTCATCACTGTGCCCGGCGCCCTCCTGGTCGGGCTTGCACTGGCCCTGCTTGCCAATCTCCCTTTCGGCGTGCAGTGGCCAGTGCGCCTTTCCCTGCTGATCCCCTGGGCGCTGCCACTCTCATTCGCCGGTCTGATCTTTGCCTGGTTCTTCCATTCGGAATACGGCGTCGTCAACGACGTGCTGATCCGTCTAGGCTTCGAGAGCATCATCTGGTTCAACTCGCCGAATTGGGCCTTCGCCGCGATCTGTCTGACCATCGTCTGGAAGACCTCGTCGTTTATGGCGCTGATCATTCTTGCCGGTCTGCAGACGATACCGCGCTCCCTCTATGAGGCCGCCGACGTCGACGGCGCCGGCCGGGTTCGCCAGTTCTTCGAGATCACGCTGCCGCTCCTGAAGCCATCGATCGTCGTCGCGCTGATTTTCCGCACCATCACGGCGCTGCAGACCTTCGACATCCCCTACATGATGACGGGAGGCGGCCCCGGTACTTCGACCTCGACGCTTGCCATGTACATCCACCAGAACACGGTCTCTTTCCTCGATCTCGGCTACGGCTCGGCGCTTGCCGTCGTGATGTTCGCCCTGTCGATGTGCGTGACCGCCGTCTATCTGCGCGCCATCCGGACCAAGGAGTAA
- a CDS encoding carbohydrate ABC transporter permease yields MSAVAAPGLSGLLSGRPLRFLAGAVLIVNGMFPALWILFTSLKTEAELTAKPITWVPHAPTLANYMQAFSDQPLHLFLFNSFMVALLSTCLTLLVSVLAAYALARLDLRYRGLILSLIIAVSTFPLVTLLVPLFEIMRTLNLLNTWVALVLPYTVLSLPVCTLMLVSFFEGIPRDLENAAMIDGCTRLGALFKVVVPLCAPGVFTAGILAFVNAWDEFLLALSFNSNPALRTLPVGIQLYQGEFAFPWPVISAALVVGIVPVAVLIVIFQERVVSGLTAGGIKG; encoded by the coding sequence ATGAGTGCCGTCGCCGCCCCCGGACTTTCCGGACTTCTTTCCGGCCGCCCGCTGCGCTTCCTCGCCGGAGCCGTGCTGATCGTCAACGGCATGTTCCCGGCGCTCTGGATACTCTTCACCTCACTGAAGACGGAAGCGGAGCTCACTGCCAAGCCCATCACTTGGGTTCCACACGCTCCGACGCTGGCGAACTACATGCAGGCCTTTTCCGACCAGCCGCTGCATCTGTTCCTCTTCAACAGCTTCATGGTCGCACTGCTGTCAACCTGCCTTACGCTGCTCGTCTCAGTGCTGGCAGCCTATGCACTGGCTCGGCTGGATCTCCGTTACCGTGGCCTCATCCTATCGTTGATCATCGCTGTGTCGACCTTCCCTCTGGTCACGCTCCTTGTGCCGCTCTTTGAGATCATGCGCACGCTGAACCTGCTCAATACCTGGGTCGCGCTGGTGCTGCCTTATACGGTCCTGTCGCTGCCGGTGTGCACGCTCATGCTCGTCTCTTTCTTCGAAGGCATTCCGCGGGACCTTGAAAACGCGGCGATGATCGACGGCTGCACGCGGCTGGGGGCGCTTTTCAAAGTGGTCGTACCGCTCTGTGCGCCGGGTGTGTTCACAGCCGGAATCCTCGCCTTCGTCAATGCTTGGGACGAGTTCCTGCTGGCGTTGTCCTTCAATTCCAATCCGGCTTTGCGCACGCTTCCGGTCGGCATTCAGCTGTATCAGGGCGAGTTCGCCTTCCCTTGGCCGGTCATCTCGGCCGCGCTGGTTGTCGGCATCGTGCCTGTCGCCGTGCTGATCGTCATCTTCCAGGAGCGCGTCGTCTCGGGCCTCACCGCCGGGGGTATCAAGGGATGA